In the Acropora muricata isolate sample 2 chromosome 10, ASM3666990v1, whole genome shotgun sequence genome, one interval contains:
- the LOC136887552 gene encoding uncharacterized protein: protein MKYPDVNRRLSISLEKEESRIYLQDSDDEACSKDEDSAFPELQDVTSDEETNTKDDESNFPDPHDFEKAWGEDEIDDVLEKLRFEDALKELRQNQEKLLENQNAIQKSLTAIEALLNKRLLKRKEALDVVTLPSVPARPSSSYPVTPLSWQDSTTPIVSRVSAPLRYSSFVPDGTFKPF from the exons ATGAAGTACCCAGATGTGAACAGAAGGCTTTCGATCTCCTTAGAAAAGGAAGAAAGTAGGATCTACTTGCAGGATAGTGATGACGAAGCCTGCAGCAAAGACGAAGACAGTGCCTTTCCTGAACTACAGGATGTG ACGAGTGATGAGGAAACGAATACTAAAGACGATGAAAGTAACTTTCCTGATCCACATGATTTT GAAAAAGCATGGGGCGAGGACGAAATTGACGATGTTCTGGAAAAGTTGAGGTTTGAAGATGCTTTGAAAGAACTTCggcaaaatcaagaaaaattattggaaaatcAAAACGCAATTCAAAAGTCGCTAACTGCCATAGAAGCCCTCTTGAACAAGAGACTTCTGAAGAGAAAAGAAGCCCTGGATGTTGTGACCTTGCCTTCGGTTCCAGCCAGGCCCAGCTCAAGTTATCCAGTGACCCCATTGTCATGGCAAGATTCCACTACCCCAATAGTCAGCCGCGTGTCAGCCCCCCTTCGTTACTCCTCCTTCGTCCCAGATGGCACCTTTAAACCATTCTAA